The stretch of DNA ATTCATCTGTACGAAACGGGAATTATACGTATTAGTCGCCATCCTCAAATGGTAGGACAGGTAATTTGGTGTATCGCCCATACTCTTTGGTTGGGTACGACCTTTACCTTATTTACTTCATTAGGCTTAATTGCCCATCACTTATTTGCGGTTTGGCATGGCGATCGCCGTTGGGAACATAAATATGGCGAGGCTTTTTTAAAAGTCAAACAGCGTACTTCTGTGGTTCCTTTTTTGGCAGTTATTGATGGTCGTCAAACTTTAAAGTGGCACGAGTTTTTGCGACCTGCCTATTTGGGAGTTTTAGCTTTTGTGTTGCTCGTATGGTGGGGACATCCCTGGCTAATGCAAGCAACTTCTAGAGTATATTGGTAGTTTGCCAGATTTTCTTTGTTAGTAGCTTTCAATTAAGGGCAACACGGTTTAAATTAAACAGTATATTTGAAATTTTAAAATTTATTATTAGATTCAATATGTCATCTGCGATTGACGAACATAATTTTCAACAAGAGGTTTTAGAAAATTGCCAGCTAGTTTTAGTTCACTTTTGGGCTCCTTGGTGCGGTTTGTGTCGCTTAGTCGAACCTATGCTAGAAAATTTACAGGCAGACTTTCAATGTGGGATAAAATTAGTTTCAGTTAATGCCGATCGCAATTTCAGGTTAGCTAATACCTACCGCATTCAAAATTTACCTACTTTATTATTGTTTCATAATGGAAACCTGGTTCAAAAGCTAGATAGCTTTCAAAATCGAGAAAGCTTATATTCAACTTTAGAAATATTTCTTTCCGAACGGGCAAAGGAAATTCAATCTGCATAAGTTAACGTCAGTTAGAGTTGGAAAAATTTATAGGTTGAGGTAGCACGTCGAGCGAAGCTCAACAAGCGCTAAGCAGTGTAGATGTAAACCTTAAGCCTGTAAAGATAGAATCAAGTGAGATTTAGATTTAAAGTATTTCGGCTTCAAACAACTCAAAAACCTGACGACAAAACAACCTGAGTTTTTGTTCGACATCTTCAGAGGGTTGACATTTACCCACAAACTGCCAATTATCGACTGTAGAAAACCGCCAAGCTCTACCCAGATGGCTAAATCCCGCAGTTTCTAGTCCGATTAGCTTTTCACCTGCTTCTAATGCGTCGTTGTGAAAGCGAATTTGAACTAAAATACTGTTGCTTTGAAAACGTCTGCTCCAGCCTGGAAAATGAAAACCAATATCAATCGAATCTGGATCGACTAATTCTAAAGTTTCGGGATCGTTTTTCCAGGGTTTGAGATCGGCTTTAGCATCGGGAAACTGTATTTTAAACAAGTTAACCACAGAAGCAATTTTGGCAGTCATGTCCAAACTTTTAGCTCTTTCTGATGCGTTCATTGTGTTCGCTCTCCTTTAATTAGTTCGATTAGCTTGAGTTAAATGTCCATATTCAAATATTTATTGCTTGTTACCAGAAACTGGTTGTCAGCTTCAAACGCGCTATGGTAAAAGCATAGATCGAACATAGCTAAATTGAGATTGACTTGTATACACTTTATGGCATTAGCGTAGGCACGGGCGATCCAGAACTAATTACTCTTAAAGGACTGCGACTCTTACAACAAGCACGGGTAGTAGCTTTTCCCGCAGGTAAAGGTGCTCGCCCAGGAGTAGCGCAGACTATTATTTCTGATTGGCTCAAGCCAGAGCAAAAGACTTTAAAACTCAACTTCCCTTATGTCTGTGAAGAAGCTATTTTACAACAGGCTTGGCATACTGCCGCCAGACAAGTTTGGCAATGTCTGCAACATGGCGATGTTGCTTTTGCTTGTTTGGGAGATGTCAGCCTCTATAGCACCTTTACCTATTTGGCTCAAACTTTGCGCCAGCTAGCTCCAGAAACGCAGATAAAAACAGTACCTGGGGTTTGTTCGCCTGTGGCGATCGCTTCAGAGTTAAATATTCCTCTGACAGTAAATCACCAGCGTTTGGCAATCTTACCAGCCATTTATAGCGTTGCCGAATTTGAAACGGTGCTTACCTGGGCAAATGTGGTAGTTTTATTAAAAGTCAATTCTGTATATCCACAAGTGTGGCAGCTTTTAAAAGCCAAAAATTTACTCGAACATAGTTGGGTGGTAGAGAAAGCTACTTTTCCCGACCAAAAAATTTATGCCAATCTCGCTCGATTTCCTCAGCTGAAATTATCGTATTTTGCTTTACTGTTAGTTGCTAACGACAAAAATACCGATTATTCGTCAGTTTATTAACGCGAATCAAGCCTACCTTGGTTGTAGAAGCCTGTATTTTTTGCTAATTAAAATATTTACTGAGTAATATTGGCGAATTTTCCGAGATTTTTTATGATTTATGTTTCAAAATATTTAAACTTTAGTTAATTTGTAGATTGTAACTATAGCTCGTGATACTTTTAGAAAGTACTTTACTATACAAAATTTTCTTGGGACAGAATTAATGAATATTCAGCACGCAGATAACCAACCAAAATTATTTCGTGAAGATATTAGCGAATATGTCGCACAGTTACAGTTGCACATGACTTTGCAAGCCCGCAACTTAGTCCCTACCCTTACAGAAGCAACAGACAGTAGAAAACAGATGCTTCAAGAAACTCAGGCAGCGGTAGAAAAATTAGCGTCTCGTCAATGCTTCTAATTTAAACAGATTCTTTTTAGCAAGTATGGTTTGAGTTTTTTGAGATTAACATTCAAACTATACTTGTTTTTATTTCTTTATTGTTAGTGGTTTTTTGATGATACTTGGTTTTGTTTCTAAATATTTATTTTTTATTGCATGGGTTTTAAATCTTTGCTTAAAAGCAATAAATTAGTGGTTTGACGACAACCTGACATTTAAATAAGCTGTTAATAATTTAAAACGAATACCTGGTTCGTTGTACGCTCGCGTTAAATACCAATTAAAATTTTTGGTTGGCTGTGGGTAATTATCTCTAACCTCATTTTAGGTTAGTGCGATCGGTATATTTATTTAGACTGTTTCTAAATATTAGTGATATAAAGGTGATGTAAGAAAGTAAGCCTTTATAGCATGACTTAGCGCCAGCAGAACGATTAAAAAACTTAAGACACTAGTTACTATCTAATTTGCTACGATCGCTCAATTATCGAGCGAAAGTTTTCGAGTAGGTTTAATCGATCCACTCGCCTAAAAAAGTTGATTTGTCAAAACTAACGGTGTTTGACTGTATTTAAAAGTTATTTATTGCCAAACAATATAATGAACCAAATATGCAACATTAGATCGCAAAAAAATATTTTAATCGTAGAAGATCTTCCAGAAAGCCTACAGCTTTTGTATTCATTGTTGACCAAACAGGGCTATAACGTTACCTGTCTTAATGATGGACAAATGGCACTACAAGCTATTGAGAATGACCTTCCCGATCTGATCGTACTAGATATCATGCTGCCAACTATTGATGGCTATAAAGTTTGTGAAATTCTTAAAGCTCAAGAACGCACTTGTCATATACCAATTATTTTTTTGAGTGGCTTGGATTCAGAAATTGATAAAGTCCAAGCATTTAAAATAGGAGCGGCAGACTATATTAGCAAACCTTTTTTTATTGAAGAAGTTATTGCTCGCGTACAAAATCAATTAAAAATACTCAGCCAATACCAAGAACTGCAAGCAACCATACACCAGCAGCTTGTTTCTCATCAAGCTATCGAACGACAATTAAAACGCTCTCGCAATTTATTGTATGGGGTATTAGATAGTTCTCTAGATGGCGTGGCAGTATTTGAAGCCGTTCGCGATATTAAAGGGCAAATTATTGATTTTAGATGGTTGCTTGCCAATACTGTCGCCATGATGACTGTAGGAGAAACCAAAGAAGGCGTAATTGGCAAAAGTTTATTTGCAGAAAAATCTCCAAGAAATTTATTTGATAAATTGTTCGATTCATTTGTGCGAGTAGTAGAAAATTGTACCGTTTTAAACAAAGAATACTACTATAATTCAGTTGCTCTTAAAACTTGGATTCATGTCGTGGCTGTTAAATTAGGAGATGGATTTGCCATGACGTTTCGAGACATTAGCGAGCGCAAGCAAATAGAAATTGCTTTAGAATCAGCTAATATCAGACTGCAATCGCAGGTAAATTATGACAGTCTTACCAAAGTTTATAATCGCCGACGTTTTGATGAATATATCGCTAGCGAATGGTTGAGGTGCGCTCGGGAACAACAATACATTTCGCTAATTTTATGCGATATCGATCGCTTTAAAGCCTACAATGATACTTATGGACACGTACTTGGCGATCGCTGCCTCCAACAGGTGGCACAAGGCATCGATAGAGGAGTTCAGCGTCCCGCCGATTTGGTATTTCGCTATGGGGGAGAAGAATTTGCTATTGTTCTGCCCAATACCGATATCGGTGGGGCGGTTAAAGTTGCCGAACAGATTCGGCAAGATATCGAGCAGTTGCAAATTGCCCATAGTTCGTCGGCGGCAGGTTATGTAACTTTGAGTATGGGAGTATTTAGTATGATTCCCAATGCTCATACAGAACATCAGGTTTTAATTACTGGAGCCGATCGCGCTTTATATCAAGCCAAAGCACAAGGACGCGATCGAGTAGTTGCCAATATCAATACGAGCGGTAGTTAGAGTAAGGCACGGTCTAAAGCTATTTCTTCTGAGGGCGGAACTCGCCATAATTGTTCCAAACCGTTAGCAGGAATAGTTAAGTACAAAACATCTTCAGATTTTAAAAAAGTTTCGAGCAGTTGCCAACCGTGAATAGTTTTGCCTTTTCTTTCTAAATATAAAGGCACAAAATCGGCTTGAATAGCAGCATTACCTACAGACTGACCGCAGAAAGGATGTTTGGGAGTAATCATTGTTGCCAGAGCTACCCAAAGTAAATCTTGGGTCATGCCGTTGCCCAAAATTCTCCCCCCCAAAGCCGCAGCGGCAAAAGAATGAGTAGCTAACTCTATAGGAGATAAAACACAGTCAAATTCAAACACTTCCTGCATTGATTGAGCAAATTGCGGGTCGTAACTGCGAACGATAGTTCTCAAGTAAGGTGCGATTGCCTTGGCGGTAAGCGAAATCTCTAAGTTAGCCATATCATTACTGGTAACTGCAATTAAAGCTTTAGCCCGTTGAATATTAGCGGCTCTTAAAGTAGCAGCCAGACTAGCATCTTCAATAATTACGGGAATACCCAGAGAACGAGCGCCGTGCATAAAGCGATTGTTGGGATCTTGTTCGATCGCTACTACTTCATGTCCTTGCTGGTGTAATTGACGGGCAATTTGAATGCCAATTCCTCCCAGACCACAGATAACATAGTGATTGCGAGTGGGAACTCTAGCAACATCCCAAGCTTGTTTTAAGCGACTGCCTAAAACAAAATCGTTGATCAAAGCGTAGCAAATGCCAATGACACCCGCACCGACGATCATCATTACTGCCGTAAAAATTTTAATCGTGTCGGGAGCATATTCGGCGACTTCTTCTTTGCCTCCCGCTCCCGTAATCATCCCGACCGAAAAATAAAGAGCATCAGCTATGGAAATATTAAAGTTGACGCTCATATAAACAATTGTCGCTAAAAAGACAACCGCTAGCAGTGATAGACTTACTAAGGCGACGGGACGAGCATAGTGTTGATATCGCGGTAAATTAGAAACGGCTTTAGCAACTTTGCGCCACCAGGGATTGCTTCGGGTACGAACTTTGGGTTTGGTTCCGACAATCAAGCGATCGCCAACTTCTAAAACTTTTTTTTGATGTATTGCCGAAACTAGATCGATTTCGCTTTTAGCAGACAAATAATAAATTAGCATGCGATGGGGATTGTCCCAGAGTTCGGCTAGCTGCCTACCCAACCAGGGATGGTTGCTGTCAATAACTTCTTCTCGTATGGGCCAGGTACGATTGAATAGCTTTAGCTGACCGATGGCGCGATCGCCCAAAGCGGCAAAAGTAAAAATTGGTGCTGCCAGAGCCGCAACGCTCATGGTAAAGTGAGCCGATAGAGTCATATCGAGCCGTTCGCCTAAAGTTTGGTTAAACAAACGATTGATAATGCGGATGCGGGGATTAATAACTCTAGCTTGAGTTAAAACTGCAAGATTGAGAGCATCATCATTATTAGCCAAAACTAAAGTTTGCGCCTGCTTGACTCCTGCCTGAATTAAAGTAGTAGCCGCTCGCGGATCGCCAACCACGATAGTTTCATTGCGGCGCGTTACCATCGAGCGATCGCTTATACCCACTACTTCTGCTCTTTGCTGCCGCAATAGACTATAAATTTTATATCCAGTACGCCCCAAGCCACAAACAATTATTTTGGGTTTCATACACATTAATTTGTATATTTATATACTTAAAAAGGCAAAAGCCCATCATACTTTATTGTTAACAGACAAAATACCCGAACAACTGTAGCCAAAAACACCGAGTTAAGACTGTTCGATTGCTTGGCTACCGATCGCTGAATTGTCATTACCGCTTAAAGAAGGGCGCAGACAAAGATAGGCTAAAGTTCCTAGCAAAGGTGTGAGACTAATTGCCCAAAAAATTTTGTTGCTTTCGATACGCCGACGCGCCAGATCGTCTTTTACAGCTAGAGGAAAAAACACACACAACAGGCAAAAATCCAAACTCATAACGTGAATAAACCTGCTGGTTTGCCACTGTCTGACAAAATCAGACCAGTCACCTTGAGTAAATCCTAATACTAGTAGGAAGATCGCACTCAAAGTCAAAATAATTCCACAAGCTCGCGAATCTAAAATTTTTAATAACCAACTGCGCTCGCCGTTCCATTTGGGATTGGGCTGACGCAGCACGAAATAAGGTAATAGAGCAAAAATTCCCACACCAAAAGATAAAGCGACAAAAGGTGCGGCAGGAAATTTTTGACCTCGACCGTCAAACAACAGCATACAGGCATAAACTGCCGGCAATACGCCCATAATATTAAACAAAGCTATAATTAGGGGATTTATTTCTCCCCAGTTGCCTGTAGCCAAATCGGCAATGAGAGCAAAAGTATCGGGCTGTTGGGGAGGAGCAAACACAAAGGCATAAAAGCTAAAGCCAATCCAAATTAAAGCTAAAGTTACTTTTCTCGGCATTATTTATTTATTACAAAAAGTTAAGACGGTCTTCTTTTAGTGTATAACTTATTTTTCAAAACCACTTTTGGCTTAGTCATAACCACAGTTAGTTCGATCGAGATATCTGCGCAGTCTGTGGTTGCCGCTACTCCTCAAGAAATTGCCAGACAGATTACCGTACAAATTGTCGGTAACTCCAATCGCGGTAGCGGAGTTATTGTCAGCAGAGAGGACAATACTTTTTCAGTTTTAACTAATGCCCATGTTGTCAACCAAACTGGCAATTATCGAGCGATTACTGCCGATGGGATCGCTCATCAGATTAGCGATCGCACGCTAATTCCCAATCTTGATTTGGCTTTACTAACTTTTACCAGCAGCAATAATTACTCTGTTGCCGCCATAGACAATACTATTCCTTCGGTGGGAGAAACTATTTATGTCGCGGGTTGGCCTCGTTCGGGAGGCAGTCTCAGACAGCCAATTTTTAAAGTCACTAGCGGAGAAATACGCCAGCCTAATCTCTCTTTACCTCTAGGTTATTCCCTTAACTACACTAACTTGGTACGTGCGGGAATGAGTGGAGGTGCGATCTTAAATGCTGAGGGTAAATTAATTGGTATTAATGGTTTGGTAAGATTAGAAGCTTCTGGCGCTCGCGCCATCTCCTCAGGAATTGCGATCGATGCCTATTTGCGCTGGCATGGCAGTAAGGCTAATACTGCAACCGATCTATCTGTCACGATCGCAGAGCCAAATTTACCTAACAATTCTAATTACAATCTATCCCAAAAAATTTCTCTACCAAAGGGCGGAGTAAATGCTTTAGCATACCATAATGCCAGTCAAACGCTTATCAGTGGCAGTAGCGCGGGTATCATTGCTGTTTGGCAAACAGCAACTGAAGAGCAATTAGTTAGCTGGCAAGCACATTCGTCTGTTAACGCAATCGCAGTTTCTGCCGATGGTAAAGTTCTAGCTAGTGGCGGTGACGATGGCACGATTGCCCTTTGGGATTTGACTGAATTACGTTCTTCTAACAAAGTCTCTTTGACTCAACCGCAATTAATCCGTACTCTCCAGGGTCATAAAGGTGCAATTACCAGTCTGGTTTTTAGTGCCGATGGTAATTTATTTAGCAGCAGTTGGGATAAGACCGTTCGTCAGTGGCAAATCGAATCTGGTAAAGCAATTAAAGATTTTATCGGACATACTCAAATTGTAAATGCGATCGCGCTTTCTGATGATGGCAAAATTTTGGCTAGTGGAGGACAAGATAAAACTATTCGTCTTTGGGATGTAGCTACAGGCAAGTTACGCTCTACCTTAAATGGTCACTCCCTGGCAATTTTGTCTCTCGATATCAGTGCGGATAATAAAATTTTAGTTAGCGGTAGTGGAGATAGCGCGATTAAGCTTTGGAATCTCAACACTAATAAATTAATCGATACTTTACAAGGTCATACTGACGGAGTTTGGCAAGTGGCTATCTCCTCAGATCTTCAGACTTTAATTAGCGGTAGCTGGGACAAAACGATTAAAGTCTGGAATCTTAAAACTAGTACACTTCAAAATACTTTAGTCGAACACCAGGATTATATTAGTGCTTTAGCTATTAGTTCTGATGGCAAAATGTTTGTTTCTGGTGATTGGCAAGGACGAATTTGTTGGTGGCAAAAATTATAAGGGTGCAAGTTCAAACATCTTAATTGTTGCCCCTATTAATTTAAAAAAACCGTCTTTATTAAGCGTAAAATAGTTTTTTTTGTTTACATATAATTTAACAATTATAGTTTTATATTTATTTTTTTGGTTGGTACTGGTATTATTATAAATATATAAGATATTTATTTAAAATTAAAAATTTATAAACAATTTGTTTAATAATCTTTTTTAAAATAAACATGACTCGGATTTTGATACTTGATGATTTTAATTTTACCAGACAGGCACTCAAAACTATTTTAGAAAAAGAAGAAGATCTAGAAATTATCGGGCAAGCTAATAACGCAACTCAAGCTTTAGAATATCTCGAACGAATAGAAGTAGATATAGTAATTGCAGATATAGAAATGCCCGAAGTTAGCGGCATAACTATGACTAAAATAGTTACGCAGCAGTTTCCTGATGTTAAAGTTATTATTTTTACTTCTCACGATGACGAACAAAACATTAATGCCGCTATTGAAGCTGGAGCCAAAGGATACATTTCAAAAAACACTTCTACAACTATATTAGTAGAGGTAATTCGTAACGTTCGACAGGGTTATTTTCAATTAGGACCGGGAATTTTTGAAAAATCTCTCGCGGCTGTAATTCGACAACAACAATCGAGTTTGGCTTACCTGTCTCAGATAGAAGAAAAATGCGCTCAACTTGATAAGAGAGATCGAGAAGAGATTTTTAATGAACTATACTTTCAACTAGATAATCTTAAAACAGAATTGCGAGAAGGATTAAATATTTTTCAAAATCGCGTCAATCATCAAGTTCAAATAGGCTTAGATGAGTTCTCAAAATCTAGCGATCGCCTTAATTTGCTAAGTGAAATTAAAAAACAAATAGGCATTCAAAACTCAGAGTATCAAATTTATCTGCGAAACCTGTTTGTGTCTACCAAAAGTTCTGTCGAAAAGCTAGAGCAGCAAGTGTCTTTTATTCGTTATTTAGTTATCTTTCTCGGCATCGCTTTTTTTGCCGAACATCTAGCGGGTTTTTTTTGGCGATGAACTTTTTTGCCAAACTGAGGTTCGGTAATTTCGCTCTAGCAAGGATTTTTGAAATTGATATGATAAACTTTAGCACTCTCCATGCAAGAGTGCTAAATAACGCATATAGAATACATAACGGAACTCAAAGCAGAATACTATGGCAAAAATCGTTTCGTTTAATGAAAAGTCGAGAAGAGCATTAGAGCGTGGAGTTAACTCCCTTGCCGATGCGGTAAAAATCACTCTCGGTCCGAAAGGACGAAATGTTTTATTAGAAAAGCAATTTGGCGCGCCCCAAATTGTCAATGACGGCATCACCGTCGCTAAAGAAATCGATTTAGAAGATCCTTTAGAAAATACTGGCGCGAAGCTAATTCGAGAAGTAGCTTCTAAAACCAAAGACATTGCTGGTGACGGCACGACTACAGCAACAGTTATGGCTCAGGCTTTAATCAAAGAAGGCTTAAAAAATGTTGCCGCAGGTGCCAACCCCGTTGCTCTGAGAAAAGGGTTAGAAAAAACCACCGCTTTTTTAGTCAAAGAGATCGAAGCAGTAGCCAAACCCGTAGAAGGTGAAGCAATAGCGCAAGTGGCAACTGTCTCGGCTGGTAACGATGAAGAAGTCGGGATCATGATTTCAGAAGCGATGAAAAGAGTAACTACCGATGGGGTAATTACTGTAGAAGAATCAAAATCCTTAGCTACAGAACTAGATGTAGTAGAAGGGATGCAGATCGACCGCGGCTTTATTTCTCCTTATTTTGTTACCGACCAAGAAAGACAGTTAGTCGAGTTTGATAATGCAGCAGTTTTAATTACTGATAAAAAAATCGGCGCGATCGCCGATTTAGTTCCCGTACTAGAAAAAGTCGCTCGCGAAAGCAAACCCCTGCTAATTATTGCTGAAGATTTAGAAGGAGAAGCTTTAGCTACTCTAGTAGTAAACAAAGCTAGAGGCGTACTCAATGCCGCAGCAATCAAAGCTCCAGGCTTTGGCGATCGCCGCAAACAGATGTTACAAGACATTGCCGTACTAACTGGCGGACAAGTAATTTCTGAAGAAGTAGGCTTAAGTTTAGATACCGTTTCGATGGATATGCTCGGAACGGCGGAAAAAATTACCATTGACAAAGAAAACACTACTATTGTCTCTGGTGCTGGTAACAGCAACGATATTAAAAAACGAGTCGAGCAGCTACGCAAGCAGCTTGCAGAAACCGACTCTGACTACGACAGCGAAAAACTTCAAGAGCGCATTGCCAAACTAGCTGGTGGAGTTGCGGTGATTAAAGTAGGTGCGGCAACCGAAACCGAACTAAAAGACCGCAAACTACGTATTGAAGACGCACTCAACGCTACTAAAGCTGCTGTAGACGAAGGTATCGTTCCTGGTGGCGGTACGACTTTGATTCATTTAGCTCAAAAGCTTGCCGAGTTTAGAAATACTATTAGCAACGCTGAAGAACAGGTAGCTGTAGATATTTTTGCTAAAGCACTTGAATATCCTCTAATTCAGCTTGCTAACAACTCTGGAGTAGAAGGATACGTAATCGTCGAACGTGTCAAAGAAACAGATTTTAATGTCGGTTACAACGCTCTCAATGGTCAATTTGAGGACATGATTGCCGCAGGTATTATCGACCCTGCTAAAGTAGTACGCTCTGCGGTACAAAATGCTGCTTCTATTGCTGGTATGGTTTTGACTACTGAAGCTCTAGTAGTAGAAAAACCCGAACCCGAAGCTCCTGCTATGCCCGGTGGCGGCATGGGCGGCATGGGCGGCATGGGCGGCATGGGCGGCATGGGCGGCATGGGCGGTATGGGTATGATGTAGCCCAAACGCCTATAGCTCATTCGTCACATTAATGGCTATTCTGGGGCAGCTTCAAGCGAGCTGCCCTTTTAATTTTTCAAACTGTCTTATTGGTTCTTGTTTGAGTTAAGCTGCAAAAGCCGTTCGAGTATTTTTACTATAACGAAACCAATAACTAAGCCCGCAATGTTGGCTGCTAGATCTTTAAACTCTCCGTAACGGTTGACAAAAGGTTGTAATAATTCAATAGCTCCGCTCCAGCAAACAAAAAATAAACCAATTGCTGGCAAATAATTGGGTTTTTTTACTGCTGCTGGAAACATCAATAGAGCATAAGCAACGAGATGATGAGTTTTATCGCTGCCTGGTGCGGGAGGTAATTTGTCTCGTGGATAAAGAGACAAAAAAGTAATAACTGTCAGGATAAATAGTGTAATAGATATCCAATATCTTTTGATAAGCGTCAATAGTGTGAGCATTGAGTTTTGCACGACTGACTTACAATTATACAAATTCGATTTTTGGAGTAATTTACACTCGTCAGTCAGAAAACTCTATCGATTGACAATTAAAAAACCAAGTTAGTCAAAATGACATAGCAGCAATATCCAACCGCAATAAACAATATTAAATTGCAAACCAGCTGAATTTTTGCCAGTAAACTAAGATTTTTTTCTAGTCTTTTTAACTTTTGCTGTAGTCGGTCAATTTTATACTGTAAATTGGCATCCCGTTCTTTTCTAAGATTTATTTCCTGTTTAACTGTATTTTCAATGGTTTGATTGAGTTTTTTGGGGGTTAATTCTTGTAAATTGCTAAATTTGCCCTCGACTTTAGCTAAAACCGTATCTAAAATATCAAGCTTTTTGTCTAGTTCTTGTTTGTCTGTTAATTGTGAATCTAACTGTGAGGTTGGAGGTTGATATTTATCAATTAATTCTAGAGCTAGTTGAAAATATCCCTTGTGAACGTAGCGAACTGCATTTGCAAGCTCTTTAGCGGTGGTGTTTTTTAGCCAGTATCCTTTAGCTCCCGCTTTAAAAGCGCGATCGAGATGTTCTTGATTGTTTTGAATTGTCAGAATTAAAATTTTAGGATGGGTATAGTGTTGCACGATAATTTGAGTAGCACTCAAGCCATCCATAATGGGCATTTCAATATCCATCAACACCACATCGGGATTTAGTGCTGCTACTCGTTCGATCGCTTCTTTGCCGTTATTGGCAAAACCAACTATATTTAGATCTGGTTCTGACTCTAAATAAGTTTTTAAAGTTTTATGGACGAAGGTTCGATCGTCAACTATAAGAATATTTATCATACGAAAATAGCTCGTACTCAATCGTATTAGTTGGGTTACTCATACGATTGAGTTTTATTAGTATCTAAAGAACATACGAAGGCTTTACCGACAATGAAATACAATATATAGAAAATATATTAAGTTTATGTAGGCAATTTTACGTAACGTTTAAAATTTCTTTAGATTTACGTTTATTTTCGTTTAATAGCTTTTCAACAATCGAAAATCGATCGATACATTATCCGAACAATTTGTCAAATTTGTCAATTATCAATAACTCGCGTTCAAAGCTCTTGAGGAATATCGGAGCGATCGCCGTCTGATTCGGATTTAACCTCTTTATCAGACAAGCTTTCGACTTTCTCAGCCTCGGTAACAGTCGATGTATTTGCTAGTTCGGCAGAACGTCTAACCTTACGAATTGGTAAATTAGCAGTAAGAGAGGTAATACGATGGTCGTTAGATAGAGAAAACTCCATTTCATCGCGATCTACATCTACGTATCGCGCTACTACTTCGAGAATTTCTTCGCGCATCGAACTCATCATTTCGGGATTAATGGCAGCGCGGTCATGAGCTATAACTAGCTTGAGACGACGTTTGGCATTATCGCGGCTATTGGCATTATTTTTCCAGGGAAAAAGCATTTTTAAAAGCTCTTTAAACATAACTAAAACTATTTAAATTGGAAAAACCCAGCGCATCGCGGACTGGGGAAAACTAAAAACAACGCTGTGCTTTAACTAAACTCGATCTATTTTGCCGTCTAACCACCAAAAATACGGCGCAAGCGCGATAGTAGACTTTCATGATATGCTATTAAATCTAT from Myxosarcina sp. GI1 encodes:
- the minE gene encoding cell division topological specificity factor MinE: MFKELLKMLFPWKNNANSRDNAKRRLKLVIAHDRAAINPEMMSSMREEILEVVARYVDVDRDEMEFSLSNDHRITSLTANLPIRKVRRSAELANTSTVTEAEKVESLSDKEVKSESDGDRSDIPQEL